Proteins encoded within one genomic window of Streptomyces sp. NBC_01314:
- a CDS encoding glycosyltransferase family 87 protein, with protein sequence MCGMPSAETTRVSVDEPEPVRPTKEDEVASTGSELIGGPIGRRALLGTSWWTPVRVVALVAIGMFALGMVQKLPCYDGAWFFGASSQYTHACYSDIPHLYQGRGFADGLVPYFDKIPGDMEYLEYPVLTGVFMEVAAWLTPGSGTIQKQEQWYWMVNAGMLMACAAVIAVCCARIHRRRPWDGLLVALAPAFALTATINWDLLAVALLAAAMLMWSRGRPLAFGVLIGLATAAKFYPFLVLGPLFVLCWRAGKWRAFVTALLGAVGAWVAVNIPVMLLAPDGWAKFYRFSQERGVDFGSFFLVVSQRMNIQITAETANAYAMVSMVLVCGGIAALTLTAPRRPRFAQLAFLIVAAFILTNKVYSPQYVLWLVPLAALARPRWRDFLIWQACEVAYFLGIWMYLAYTTSGDAHKGLPVEGYQLAIMAHLLGTIYLCVVVVRDIFMPDRDTVRRAGDDDPSGGVLDGAEDVHVYGAAAHPPRHAMHFEGPQVEWGSREPETVRPERTEHGQ encoded by the coding sequence ATGTGCGGCATGCCCAGTGCAGAGACGACGCGAGTGAGCGTGGACGAGCCGGAGCCCGTGCGGCCGACCAAGGAGGACGAGGTCGCTTCGACCGGCAGCGAGCTGATCGGCGGCCCGATCGGGCGTCGGGCACTGCTCGGCACGTCCTGGTGGACACCGGTACGGGTCGTCGCGCTCGTGGCGATCGGCATGTTCGCGCTCGGCATGGTGCAGAAGCTGCCCTGCTACGACGGCGCCTGGTTCTTCGGGGCCAGCTCCCAATACACGCACGCCTGCTACTCGGACATCCCGCACCTCTATCAGGGGCGTGGCTTTGCCGATGGGCTCGTGCCGTACTTCGACAAGATCCCCGGCGACATGGAGTACCTCGAGTACCCGGTGCTGACCGGTGTGTTCATGGAGGTCGCCGCCTGGCTCACCCCGGGCAGCGGCACCATCCAAAAACAAGAGCAGTGGTACTGGATGGTCAACGCCGGGATGCTGATGGCGTGCGCGGCGGTCATCGCCGTCTGCTGCGCACGCATTCACCGTCGGCGCCCCTGGGACGGCCTTCTGGTGGCCCTGGCGCCCGCTTTCGCACTGACCGCCACCATCAACTGGGACCTGCTCGCTGTGGCCCTGCTGGCCGCCGCGATGCTGATGTGGTCACGCGGGCGGCCTCTCGCCTTCGGTGTGCTGATCGGCCTCGCCACAGCCGCCAAGTTCTACCCGTTCCTGGTGCTGGGACCGCTCTTCGTGCTGTGCTGGCGGGCCGGCAAGTGGCGCGCGTTCGTGACCGCGCTGCTCGGCGCCGTCGGGGCCTGGGTCGCGGTGAACATCCCGGTGATGCTCCTGGCACCCGACGGATGGGCGAAGTTCTATCGCTTCAGCCAGGAACGCGGCGTCGACTTCGGCTCCTTCTTCCTCGTTGTCTCGCAACGGATGAACATCCAGATCACGGCAGAGACGGCGAACGCATACGCGATGGTCTCGATGGTGCTCGTCTGCGGGGGCATCGCCGCGCTCACGCTGACCGCACCGCGCCGCCCACGCTTCGCGCAGCTCGCCTTCCTGATCGTCGCGGCCTTCATCCTCACCAACAAGGTCTACTCGCCGCAGTACGTGCTCTGGCTGGTACCCCTCGCCGCGCTGGCCCGGCCCCGATGGCGGGACTTTCTTATCTGGCAGGCGTGCGAAGTGGCGTACTTCCTGGGGATCTGGATGTATCTCGCGTACACGACCAGCGGGGACGCTCACAAGGGCCTGCCTGTCGAGGGCTACCAACTCGCCATCATGGCGCACCTGTTGGGAACCATCTACCTGTGCGTCGTCGTCGTGCGGGACATCTTCATGCCCGACCGGGACACGGTGCGCCGGGCGGGTGACGACGATCCCTCCGGAGGGGTGCTCGACGGCGCGGAGGACGTTCATGTGTACGGCGCGGCGGCCCATCCCCCGCGGCACGCGATGCACTTCGAAGGGCCGCAGGTGGAATGGGGCAGCCGTGAACCGGAGACCGTTCGCCCTGAGCGAACAGAGCACGGGCAGTAA
- a CDS encoding alanine racemase, giving the protein MALTLYIDTARWRAHHKHVQEQFPGLVPVCKGNGYGFGHEKLAEEATRLGSDILAVGTTYEAARIKDWFSGDLLVLTPYRRAEEPVPLPDRVIRSVSSVDGVYGLVGARVVIEVMSSMKRHGVSEQELPQLHAAIENVRLEGFAIHLPLDRTDGSDAVEEVIGWMDRLRAARLPLHTMFVSHLKSEDLIRLQQQFPQTRFRARIGTRLWLGDHEATEYRGAVLDVTRVAKGDRFGYRQQKAASDGFLVVVAGGTSHGVGLEAPKALHGVMPRAKGVARAGLATVNRNLSPFVWGGKQRWFAEPPHMQVSILFVPSDAAEPKVGEELVAHLRHTTTQFDRMVDR; this is encoded by the coding sequence ATGGCGCTCACGCTGTACATCGACACCGCGCGCTGGCGGGCACACCACAAGCATGTTCAGGAGCAGTTCCCGGGACTCGTCCCCGTCTGTAAGGGCAACGGCTACGGCTTCGGGCACGAGAAGCTGGCGGAAGAGGCCACGCGCCTCGGGTCGGACATCCTCGCCGTCGGCACCACGTACGAGGCCGCCCGGATCAAGGACTGGTTCAGCGGCGACCTGCTGGTGCTGACGCCCTACCGGCGCGCCGAGGAGCCGGTACCCCTGCCCGACCGCGTCATCCGCTCCGTGTCGTCGGTCGACGGCGTGTACGGCCTCGTGGGCGCCCGTGTCGTCATCGAGGTCATGTCCTCGATGAAGCGCCACGGAGTGAGCGAGCAGGAGCTGCCCCAGCTCCATGCGGCCATAGAGAACGTGCGCCTGGAGGGCTTCGCCATCCACCTGCCGCTGGACCGCACGGACGGCTCGGACGCCGTCGAGGAGGTCATCGGCTGGATGGACCGCCTGCGTGCGGCCCGCCTGCCGCTGCACACCATGTTCGTCAGCCACCTCAAGTCCGAGGACCTCATCCGCCTCCAGCAGCAGTTCCCGCAGACCCGTTTCCGGGCCCGCATCGGCACGCGGCTGTGGCTGGGCGACCATGAGGCGACCGAGTACCGCGGGGCCGTGCTGGACGTCACCCGCGTCGCCAAGGGCGACCGCTTCGGTTACCGGCAGCAGAAGGCGGCCTCCGACGGCTTCCTGGTGGTCGTGGCGGGCGGTACGTCGCACGGGGTGGGTCTGGAGGCGCCGAAAGCGCTGCACGGCGTCATGCCGCGCGCCAAGGGCGTCGCCCGGGCCGGCCTTGCCACGGTCAACCGGAACCTTTCTCCCTTCGTCTGGGGCGGCAAGCAGCGCTGGTTCGCCGAGCCGCCGCACATGCAGGTGTCGATCCTCTTCGTGCCGTCGGACGCCGCGGAGCCGAAAGTCGGGGAGGAACTGGTGGCCCATCTGCGACACACCACCACGCAGTTCGACCGGATGGTCGACCGCTGA
- the femX gene encoding peptidoglycan bridge formation glycyltransferase FemX, whose product MSLTLRTISREQHLAYIQSLPAASHMQVPAWADVKAEWRSESLGWFDDKTSEMVGAGLVLYRQLPKIKRYLAYLPEGPVINWFAPNLTDWLEPMLAHLKQQGAFSVKMGPPVIIRRWEATSIKAGIQNPDVKRLRDIEADFIEPRAFEVADKLRRMGWQQGEDGGAGFGDVQPRYVYQVPLANRSLEEVHRNFNQLWRRNIKKAEKAGVEVVQGGYQDLEEWQRLYEITAVRDRFRPRPLSYFHRMWTALNTEDPNRMRLYFARHNGVNLSAATMLVVGGHVWYSYGASDNIGREVRPSNAMQWRMLRDAYALGATVYDLRGISDSLDETDHLFGLIQFKVGTGGQAAEYLGEWDFPLNKLLHKALDIYMSRR is encoded by the coding sequence ATGAGCCTGACCCTGAGGACGATCAGCCGTGAGCAGCATCTGGCGTACATCCAGAGCCTGCCCGCGGCTAGCCACATGCAGGTCCCGGCCTGGGCCGACGTCAAGGCCGAGTGGCGCTCCGAGAGTCTCGGGTGGTTCGACGACAAGACCAGTGAGATGGTCGGCGCCGGCCTGGTGCTGTACCGCCAGCTGCCCAAGATCAAGCGCTATCTCGCCTATCTGCCCGAGGGTCCGGTCATCAACTGGTTCGCCCCGAACCTCACCGACTGGCTGGAACCGATGCTCGCGCATCTGAAGCAGCAGGGCGCCTTCTCGGTGAAGATGGGGCCGCCGGTGATCATCCGGCGCTGGGAGGCCACGTCCATCAAGGCGGGAATCCAGAACCCGGACGTGAAGCGTCTGCGTGACATCGAGGCCGACTTCATCGAGCCACGCGCCTTCGAGGTCGCCGACAAACTGCGCCGTATGGGCTGGCAACAGGGCGAGGACGGCGGCGCCGGCTTCGGTGACGTGCAGCCTCGTTACGTCTACCAGGTGCCGCTGGCCAACCGCTCTCTGGAAGAGGTTCACCGGAACTTCAACCAGCTGTGGCGCCGCAACATCAAGAAAGCCGAGAAGGCGGGCGTCGAGGTCGTCCAGGGCGGTTACCAGGACCTGGAGGAGTGGCAGCGACTGTACGAGATCACCGCCGTGCGCGACCGCTTCCGACCCCGCCCGCTGTCGTACTTCCACCGTATGTGGACGGCCCTCAACACCGAGGACCCCAACCGTATGCGGCTCTACTTCGCCCGGCACAATGGCGTGAACCTGTCCGCTGCGACCATGCTGGTCGTCGGCGGGCACGTCTGGTACTCCTACGGTGCATCGGACAACATCGGCCGTGAGGTCCGGCCCTCGAACGCGATGCAGTGGCGCATGCTGCGCGACGCCTACGCTCTCGGCGCGACCGTCTACGACCTGCGCGGCATCTCCGACTCGCTGGACGAGACGGATCACCTCTTCGGTCTGATCCAGTTCAAGGTGGGCACGGGCGGACAGGCCGCCGAATACCTCGGTGAGTGGGACTTCCCGCTGAACAAGCTGCTCCACAAGGCACTCGACATCTACATGTCGCGCCGCTGA
- the rpsF gene encoding 30S ribosomal protein S6, which yields MRHYEMMVILDPDLEERAVAPLIENFLSVVREGNGKVEKVDTWGRRRLSYEIKKKPEGIYSVIDLQAEPAVVKELDRQMNLNESVLRTKVLRPETH from the coding sequence ATGCGTCACTACGAAATGATGGTCATCCTCGACCCCGATCTGGAGGAGCGCGCTGTCGCCCCTCTGATCGAGAACTTCCTCTCCGTCGTCCGTGAGGGCAACGGAAAGGTCGAGAAGGTCGACACCTGGGGCCGTCGTCGTCTCTCGTACGAGATCAAGAAGAAGCCTGAGGGCATCTACTCGGTCATCGACCTGCAGGCCGAGCCTGCGGTCGTCAAGGAGCTCGACCGCCAGATGAACCTGAACGAGTCGGTCCTCCGGACCAAGGTCCTCCGCCCCGAGACCCACTGA